Genomic segment of Bacteroides stercoris ATCC 43183:
AATCCCTGAGCGAAGGAGAAGCCGTGAAAAGCGGCGGCCGCAAGATAGCCCCCAAGCGCGCCAAACTGCCCGAAGAGTTCAATATGCTGAAGCAGCAGCTTTCCAGTTTCTTCAGCACCAAAGTACAGTTGACCTGCTCCGAAAAAGGCAAAGGAAAAATCAGTATCCCGTTCAGTAACGAAGAAGAACTGGAACGTATCATCGGTATTCTCGATACGCTGAAAAAATAAATGACAAAGAAGAGAAGAATATATCAAATCAGTATCGCCCTGCTGCTTTGCCTGATGCAGACGGCAGGGATTGCTATGTATGGTCAGAGCCGCCCGCGTGCCGCCGCAAAGAGGATACACAGGCTGCAGGCAGACTCTCTTGCCGCCGTACGGCAAGCAGCGCGGATGCAGGCCGACAGCCTGAACCGGACTATGGAAGAAGTGCCGCCTCTCCAGGCCGTTGCCCCGGCAGACAGCATTGCCACTGCCGACAGCATTGCCGCCGAGAACAAGAAAAAGCTGCTGGAAATGACTTCCGCTCCCGTCCTGAAAGAATCGGAAGTGCCGGCAGACAGCCTCAAAAAAGAAATCGATCAGAAAATATGGGTTCCCAACCCTACAAAAGCCACCTGGCTGGCGCTCGTAATTCCCGGCGGCGGACAAATCTACAACCGGAAATACTGGAAATTGCCCATATTCTACGGCGGCTTTGCCGGATGTGCCTATGCCTTGACGTGGAACAGCAAAATGTACAAGGACTACTCCACCGCATATAAAGACGCGATGAACGGCAATATGCAGTCCAGCAGCATCACCGACCTGCTGCCGCCCGGATACAAAATTTCCGAAACCCAGTTGAAAGAGCTGTTGCGCAAGCGCAAGGACACCTATCGCAGATACCGCGATTTAAGTATCTTCGCCTTCATCGGAGTATACCTGCTGTCCGTCATCGATGCCTATGTGGATGCCGAACTGTCCAATTTCGACATCACCCCCGACCTCAGCATGAAAGTGGAGCCGGCTGTCATCGACAACCGGATAAACAACTCCTCCAACCGCTCCGTGGGGTTGCAGTGCAGTTTCCGATTTTAAAAACAAATAAACAGATTTATCCATGACAAATAAACCTACATATATGAAAAGAATAATCGCGGGTTCCTCACTTCTGTTCAGCATACTGCTGGCAACTCCGCAAGCATACGCCCAAGAAAGCGTAGACGTCATTATCCGCGAAAACGGAACGGAACGGCGGGAAGTCATCGACCTGCCCAAGAGTATGACCTACCCTGTAGACAGCCTGCTCAGCGACTGGAAAGCCAAGAACTACATAGATTTAGGAAAGGATTGCAGCACCTCTACCGTCAATCCCCAATTCAGCGATTCCGTATACATCGACCGGCTCTCGCGCATGCCGACCATTATGGAGATGCCCTACAACGAGATTGTACGCAAATTCATCGACATGTATACCGGACGCCTCCGCAACCAGGTGGCTTTCATGCTGAGTGCCTGCAACTTCTACATGCCCATTTTCGAAGAGGCGCTCGACACTTACGGGCTGCCGCTGGAACTGAAATATCTGCCGATTATCGAGTCTGCGCTTAATCCCTCGGCCGTATCCCGCGCCGGAGCCTCCGGCCTGTGGCAGTTCATGCTGAACACCGGCAAGATATACGGCCTGGAAAGCAACAGCCTTGTGGACGAACGCCGCGACCCGATTAAGGCTACCTGGGCCGCCGCACGCTACCTGAAAGATATGTATGCCATCTACCAGGACTGGAACCTGGTAATCGCCGCCTACAACTGCGGCCCCGGCACCATCAACAAAGCCATCCGGCGCGCAGGCGGCAAAACGGATTATTGGGAAATATACAACTATCTGCCCAAAGAAACACGCGGATACGTACCCGCTTTTATAGCCGCCAACTACGTAATGACGTACTACTGCAAGCACAATATCTGCCCGATGGAAACCAATATTCCGGACGCCACAGATACCATACAGGTGAACCGCAACCTGCATTTCGAACAAATCACGGATGTTTGCGGCATCGGAATGGATGAGGTCAAAAGCCTGAATCCCCAGTACAAGAAGAATATCATTCCGGGAGACAGCAAGCCTCAGACACTCCGTCTGCCTATAAACTACATCAGCACTTTCATCGACAGCCAAGACACGATTTACGCCCACCGCAGTGCGGAACTGTTTAAAAACCGCAGAACTGTTTCCGTGGCCAATACCCGCAGCACAGCACGTAGCAGCAAAGGGAAAAGTTCTTCACAGGGCGACGTCACCTACCACAGAATACGCAATGGGGAAACCCTGTCGACCATCGCCCGCAAATATGGCGTCACCGTCAACCAGATAAAAAGCTGGAACGGATTGAGAAGCACCAGAATCAATGCGGGAAAGAGGCTGAAGATTTACAAATAAAAACATAAATGCTTGTCCGGTGTTGAAAATTGCTTATTTTTGCAAAAAGTGAAGAAGAAAGGAGAAACAGTATATGGAAGAGAGCGTAAGCCAGAAGGAGAAAGAGAGAGCCGAAGAAGCAATGATTGAACAGGCATTCCAGGAACTGTTGAACGATTACTTGGCAACCAAACACCGCAAGCGTGTCGAAATAATAACCAAGGCATTCAATTTTGCCAATCAGGCACATAAGGGAATCAAACGCCGCTCGGGCGAACCGTATATCATGCACCCCATCGCCGTAGCGAAGATTGTGTGCAATGAGATAGGGCTGGGGTCTACTTCCATCTGCGCCGCCCTGCTGCACGATGTGGTGGAAGACACCGATTACACCGTCGAGGATATCGAAAACATCTTCGGCCCCAAAATCGCCCAAATCGTTGACGGACTGACCAAAATTTCGGGCGGCATCTTCGGCGACCGCGCCTCGGCGCAGGCAGAGAACTTCAAGAAACTGCTGCTTACCATGTCCGACGACATCCGCGTTATCCTCATAAAGATAGCCGACCGGCTGCACAATATGCGCACACTCGGTTCCATGCTGCCCAACAAGCAGTTCAAGATAGCCGGTGAAACATTGTATATCTATGCACCGCTTGCCAACCGGCTGGGGCTGTACAAGATAAAGACGGAACTGGAAAACCTGAGCTTCCGTTACGAGCATCCGGAAGAATACCGCGAGATAGAAAAGAAACTTGAAGCGACAGCCGTAGAACGCGACAAGGTTTTCAAAGAGTTCACCGCTCCGATACGTGCCCAACTGGATAAAATGGGATTGAAATACCGTATCCTTGCCCGCATCAAATCCATCTATTCCATTTGGAACAAGATGCAGACAAAGCATGTGCCGTTCGAGGAAATCTACGACCTGCTTGCCGTACGTATCATCTTCGAGCCCCGTAACATGGAAGAAGAGCTGAATGACTGCTTCAACATATACGTATCCATATCCAAAATATACAAACCGCATCCCGACCGCCTGCGCGACTGGGTGAGCCACCCGAAAGCCAACGGCTATCAGGCCCTGCACGTCACCCTCATGGGCAATAACGGACAATGGATCGAAGTCCAGATTCGCAGTGAACGTATGAACGACGTTGCCGAACAGGGATTCGCCGCACATTGGAAGTATAAGGAAGGCGGCGGCAGCGAGGATGAGGGCGAGCTGGACAAATGGTTGCGTACCATCAAGGAGATACTCGATGACCCCCAACCGGATGCTATTGATTTTCTGGATACAATCAAGCTGAACCTGTTTGCTTCGGAAATCTTTGTGTTTACTCCGAAAGGCGAAATCAAGACCATGCCGCAGAACTCCACAGCACTGGACTTTGCCTTCTCCCTGCACACCGACATCGGCAGCCATTGCATCGGCGCCAAAGTAAACCATAAGCTTGTTCCCCTCAGCCATAAGTTGCAGAGCGGCGACCAGGTAGAGGTTCTTACATCCAAATCGCAACGCGTGCAACCGGAATGGGAAGCTTATGCCACTACCGCCCGTGCCCGT
This window contains:
- a CDS encoding DUF5683 domain-containing protein, whose amino-acid sequence is MTKKRRIYQISIALLLCLMQTAGIAMYGQSRPRAAAKRIHRLQADSLAAVRQAARMQADSLNRTMEEVPPLQAVAPADSIATADSIAAENKKKLLEMTSAPVLKESEVPADSLKKEIDQKIWVPNPTKATWLALVIPGGGQIYNRKYWKLPIFYGGFAGCAYALTWNSKMYKDYSTAYKDAMNGNMQSSSITDLLPPGYKISETQLKELLRKRKDTYRRYRDLSIFAFIGVYLLSVIDAYVDAELSNFDITPDLSMKVEPAVIDNRINNSSNRSVGLQCSFRF
- a CDS encoding lytic transglycosylase domain-containing protein, whose protein sequence is MTNKPTYMKRIIAGSSLLFSILLATPQAYAQESVDVIIRENGTERREVIDLPKSMTYPVDSLLSDWKAKNYIDLGKDCSTSTVNPQFSDSVYIDRLSRMPTIMEMPYNEIVRKFIDMYTGRLRNQVAFMLSACNFYMPIFEEALDTYGLPLELKYLPIIESALNPSAVSRAGASGLWQFMLNTGKIYGLESNSLVDERRDPIKATWAAARYLKDMYAIYQDWNLVIAAYNCGPGTINKAIRRAGGKTDYWEIYNYLPKETRGYVPAFIAANYVMTYYCKHNICPMETNIPDATDTIQVNRNLHFEQITDVCGIGMDEVKSLNPQYKKNIIPGDSKPQTLRLPINYISTFIDSQDTIYAHRSAELFKNRRTVSVANTRSTARSSKGKSSSQGDVTYHRIRNGETLSTIARKYGVTVNQIKSWNGLRSTRINAGKRLKIYK
- a CDS encoding RelA/SpoT family protein, translating into MEESVSQKEKERAEEAMIEQAFQELLNDYLATKHRKRVEIITKAFNFANQAHKGIKRRSGEPYIMHPIAVAKIVCNEIGLGSTSICAALLHDVVEDTDYTVEDIENIFGPKIAQIVDGLTKISGGIFGDRASAQAENFKKLLLTMSDDIRVILIKIADRLHNMRTLGSMLPNKQFKIAGETLYIYAPLANRLGLYKIKTELENLSFRYEHPEEYREIEKKLEATAVERDKVFKEFTAPIRAQLDKMGLKYRILARIKSIYSIWNKMQTKHVPFEEIYDLLAVRIIFEPRNMEEELNDCFNIYVSISKIYKPHPDRLRDWVSHPKANGYQALHVTLMGNNGQWIEVQIRSERMNDVAEQGFAAHWKYKEGGGSEDEGELDKWLRTIKEILDDPQPDAIDFLDTIKLNLFASEIFVFTPKGEIKTMPQNSTALDFAFSLHTDIGSHCIGAKVNHKLVPLSHKLQSGDQVEVLTSKSQRVQPEWEAYATTARARAKIASILRKEAKAHQKEGEAILADFLRNEDIRMDDSAIDKLTRLHNFHTRDELFVAVGSKKLVLGDADRNAFKEKQSTNWKKFLTFSFGNKDNKDTKEQSEEKVPQEKINTKQILKLTEETIQKNYIMADCCHPIPGDDVLGYIDEQNRIIIHKRQCPVAARLKSSYGNRIIATEWDTHKELSFLVTIYLKGIDSMGLLNEVTQVISRQLNVNIRKLTIETTDGIFEGKIQLYVHDVDDVRSICDNLKQIQNIKQVTRIEG